From one Phoenix dactylifera cultivar Barhee BC4 unplaced genomic scaffold, palm_55x_up_171113_PBpolish2nd_filt_p 000204F, whole genome shotgun sequence genomic stretch:
- the LOC103712040 gene encoding uncharacterized protein C6C3.02c translates to MPRRSSGGRSASRPRPAPMRNPPQPAHHAPPPAPVQGGGGSVLGGIGSTIAQGMAFGVGSGVAHRAVDSVLGPRTIQHETVATEGPAAAAAAPMSNAVGTDACNIHSKAFQDCINNYGSDISKCQFYLDMLNECRRSSGATLSA, encoded by the exons GACGATCAGCCTCTCGTCCTCGTCCTGCTCCAATGAGGAACCCACCTCAACCAG CACATCATGCTCCACCTCCAGCTCCTGTTCAGGGAGGAGGTGGATCTGTCCTTGGGGGAATTGGGTCCACTATTGCTCAAG GCATGGCTTTCGGTGTGGGCAGCGGTGTTGCTCACAGGGCTGTTGATTCTGTTTTGGGTCCCCGTACTATTCAACATGAAACTGTGGCCACCGAAggccccgccgccgccgccgctgccccaATGAGTAATGCTGTTGGAACTGATGCATGCAACATTCATTCAAAGGCCTTCCAAGAT TGCATCAACAACTATGGTAGCGACATTAGCAAGTGCCAGTTTTATTTGGACATGCTGAACGAGTGCCGCAGAAGTTCTGGTGCTACACTCAGTGCCTAA